A stretch of the Glycine soja cultivar W05 chromosome 13, ASM419377v2, whole genome shotgun sequence genome encodes the following:
- the LOC114381269 gene encoding peptidyl-prolyl cis-trans isomerase FKBP20-1-like isoform X1 encodes MESELHDVMLVCQIVQTMGDAIDLSGDGGVIKTIVRKSKADAVGPTENFPLVDVHYEGTLADTGEVFDTTHEDNTIFSFEIGKGSVIKAWEIAVKTMKVGEVAKITCKPEYAYGSAGSPPDIPPDAQLVFEVELVACRPRKGSSLGSVSEERARLDELKKQRELAAAAKEEEKKKREEAKAVAAARVQAKLEAKKGQGKGKGKAK; translated from the exons ATGGAATCTGAATTGCATGATGTGATGTTGGTTTGTCAAAT AGTGCAAACCATGGGCGATGCAATTGATTTGTCCGGCGACGGAGGAGTCATTAAGACCATTGTCAGAAAAAGCAAAGCCGATGCTGTTGGTCCAACAGAAAATTTTCCTCTTGTTGATG TTCATTATGAAGGCACACTTGCTGATACTGGTGAAGTTTTTGACACTACACATGAAGATAACACCATCTTCTCTTTCGAGATTGGAAAGGGCAGTGTTATCAAGGCTTGGGAAATTGCTGTGAAAACCATGAAG GTTGGAGAAGTTGCAAAAATAACTTGCAAGCCAGAATATGCATATGGCAGTGCAGGATCTCCTCCAGATATTCCTCCAGA CGCACAACTTGTTTTTGAAGTTGAGCTTGTTGCTTGTCGGCCAAGGAAGGGCTCCAGTTTGGGAAGTGTTTCAGAGGAGAGGGCTAGGCTTGA tGAGCTGAAGAAGCAGAGAGAGCTAGCTGCTGCTGccaaagaggaagagaagaagaagagggaagAAGCAAAAGCAGTGGCTGCCGCACGTGTGCAAGCCAAGTTAGAAGCCAAAAAAGGTCAAGGAAAGGGTAAAGGTAAAGCAAAGTAG
- the LOC114381269 gene encoding peptidyl-prolyl cis-trans isomerase FKBP20-1-like isoform X2, which produces MGDAIDLSGDGGVIKTIVRKSKADAVGPTENFPLVDVHYEGTLADTGEVFDTTHEDNTIFSFEIGKGSVIKAWEIAVKTMKVGEVAKITCKPEYAYGSAGSPPDIPPDAQLVFEVELVACRPRKGSSLGSVSEERARLDELKKQRELAAAAKEEEKKKREEAKAVAAARVQAKLEAKKGQGKGKGKAK; this is translated from the exons ATGGGCGATGCAATTGATTTGTCCGGCGACGGAGGAGTCATTAAGACCATTGTCAGAAAAAGCAAAGCCGATGCTGTTGGTCCAACAGAAAATTTTCCTCTTGTTGATG TTCATTATGAAGGCACACTTGCTGATACTGGTGAAGTTTTTGACACTACACATGAAGATAACACCATCTTCTCTTTCGAGATTGGAAAGGGCAGTGTTATCAAGGCTTGGGAAATTGCTGTGAAAACCATGAAG GTTGGAGAAGTTGCAAAAATAACTTGCAAGCCAGAATATGCATATGGCAGTGCAGGATCTCCTCCAGATATTCCTCCAGA CGCACAACTTGTTTTTGAAGTTGAGCTTGTTGCTTGTCGGCCAAGGAAGGGCTCCAGTTTGGGAAGTGTTTCAGAGGAGAGGGCTAGGCTTGA tGAGCTGAAGAAGCAGAGAGAGCTAGCTGCTGCTGccaaagaggaagagaagaagaagagggaagAAGCAAAAGCAGTGGCTGCCGCACGTGTGCAAGCCAAGTTAGAAGCCAAAAAAGGTCAAGGAAAGGGTAAAGGTAAAGCAAAGTAG
- the LOC114382757 gene encoding E3 ubiquitin-protein ligase SDIR1-like isoform X2 yields MSFVFRGTRADIENGFPGFIPERRALRVHATRPSNSNSLTFLVTVLLLFMILNSHQMSPNFLLWLVLGVFLMATMLRMYATCQQLQVQAQAHAAAASGILGHTELRLHMPPSIALASRGRLQGLRLQLALLDREFDDLDYETLRALDSDNVSTAPSMTEEEINALPVHKYKVSGPQSGSSSMQQTSSSTPAEKQDNSTAVGSMKASDDELTCSVCLEQVDVGDVLRSLPCLHQFHANCIDPWLRQQGTCPVCKFRAGSGWSDNGHNDIIADMV; encoded by the exons ATGAGTTTTGTTTTTCGAGGAACAAGAGCAGATATTGAAAATGGGTTTCCAGGGTTTATACCTGAGAGGCGAGCATTG CGCGTTCATGCAACACGTCCTAGTAATTCCAATTCACTCACTTTTCTCGTGACAG TTCTTCTGTTATTCATGATACTGAACTCTCACCAGATGTCCCCAAACTTTCTG CTCTGGCTGGTGCTTGGTGTTTTCTTGATGGCAACAATGTTGAGGATGTATGCAACATGTCAACAGCTTCAGGTGCAGGCCCAAGCTCATGCAGCTGCAGCCAGTGGCATTCTTGGCCACACAGAATTGAGGTTGCATATGCCACCATCAATAGCTCTTGCAAGCCGAGGGCGTCTACAGGGTCTCAGACTTCAACTTGCACTTCTTGATCGGGAGTTTGATGATCTAG ATTATGAAACTTTAAGAGCTCTAGATTCAGATAATGTTTCTACTGCACCCTCCATGACCGAGGAAGAGATAAATGCTCTTCCTGTCCACAAATACAAGGTTTCTGGTCCTCAAAG TGGTAGTTCCTCAATGCAACAAACATCATCTTCCACTCCTGCTGAG AAGCAAGATAATTCAACTGCTGTTGGGAGCATGAAAGCCTCTGATGATGAGCTCACTTGCAGTGTATGCTTGGAGCAAGTTGATGTTGGTGACGTACTGCGTAGCTTACCTTGCTTGCATCAG tttCACGCTAACTGCATCGATCCCTGGCTGCGCCAACAAGGGACATGCCCTGTATGTAAATTTCGAGCTGGATCTGGTTGGAGTGACAATGGACATAATGATATCATAGCTGACATGGTTTGA
- the LOC114382757 gene encoding E3 ubiquitin-protein ligase SDIR1-like isoform X1, with protein MSFVFRGTRADIENGFPGFIPERRALRVHATRPSNSNSLTFLVTVLLLFMILNSHQMSPNFLLWLVLGVFLMATMLRMYATCQQLQVQAQAHAAAASGILGHTELRLHMPPSIALASRGRLQGLRLQLALLDREFDDLDYETLRALDSDNVSTAPSMTEEEINALPVHKYKVSGPQSGSSSMQQTSSSTPAEKKQDNSTAVGSMKASDDELTCSVCLEQVDVGDVLRSLPCLHQFHANCIDPWLRQQGTCPVCKFRAGSGWSDNGHNDIIADMV; from the exons ATGAGTTTTGTTTTTCGAGGAACAAGAGCAGATATTGAAAATGGGTTTCCAGGGTTTATACCTGAGAGGCGAGCATTG CGCGTTCATGCAACACGTCCTAGTAATTCCAATTCACTCACTTTTCTCGTGACAG TTCTTCTGTTATTCATGATACTGAACTCTCACCAGATGTCCCCAAACTTTCTG CTCTGGCTGGTGCTTGGTGTTTTCTTGATGGCAACAATGTTGAGGATGTATGCAACATGTCAACAGCTTCAGGTGCAGGCCCAAGCTCATGCAGCTGCAGCCAGTGGCATTCTTGGCCACACAGAATTGAGGTTGCATATGCCACCATCAATAGCTCTTGCAAGCCGAGGGCGTCTACAGGGTCTCAGACTTCAACTTGCACTTCTTGATCGGGAGTTTGATGATCTAG ATTATGAAACTTTAAGAGCTCTAGATTCAGATAATGTTTCTACTGCACCCTCCATGACCGAGGAAGAGATAAATGCTCTTCCTGTCCACAAATACAAGGTTTCTGGTCCTCAAAG TGGTAGTTCCTCAATGCAACAAACATCATCTTCCACTCCTGCTGAG AAGAAGCAAGATAATTCAACTGCTGTTGGGAGCATGAAAGCCTCTGATGATGAGCTCACTTGCAGTGTATGCTTGGAGCAAGTTGATGTTGGTGACGTACTGCGTAGCTTACCTTGCTTGCATCAG tttCACGCTAACTGCATCGATCCCTGGCTGCGCCAACAAGGGACATGCCCTGTATGTAAATTTCGAGCTGGATCTGGTTGGAGTGACAATGGACATAATGATATCATAGCTGACATGGTTTGA
- the LOC114381015 gene encoding aspartic proteinase PCS1-like: MFSILLLLLPPLTITLFTVFLQIQTTSSLSSSLQTPLILPLKTQTLPYGLVSLPTPSSTRKVSFYHNVTLTVSLTVGTPPQSVTMVLDTGSELSWLHCKKQQNINSVFNPHLSSSYTPIPCMSPICKTRTRDFLIPVSCDSNNLCHVTVSYADFTSLEGNLASDTFAISGSGQPGIIFGSMDSGFSSNANEDSKTTGLMGMNRGSLSFVTQMGFPKFSYCISGKDASGVLLFGDATFKWLGPLKYTPLVKMNTPLPYFDRVAYTVRLMGIRVGSKPLQVPKEIFAPDHTGAGQTMVDSGTRFTFLLGSVYTALRNEFVAQTRGVLTLLEDPNFVFEGAMDLCFRVRRGGVVPAVPAVTMVFEGAEMSVSGERLLYRVGGDGDVAKGNGDVYCLTFGNSDLLGIEAYVIGHHHQQNVWMEFDLVNSRVGFADTRCELASRRLGLDS, encoded by the coding sequence ATGTTCTCCattctcctcctccttcttccTCCTCTAACAATCACTCTTTTCACCGTTTTCCTCCAAATCCAAACCACCTCTTCTCTCTCCTCTTCCCTCCAAACCCCTCTCATATTGCCTCTTAAAACACAAACACTCCCATATGGCTTAGTTTCACTTCCAACACCATCGTCCACACGTAAGGTCTCATTCTACCACAACGTAACCTTAACCGTTTCACTAACCGTAGGCACGCCCCCACAGAGCGTTACCATGGTCCTCGACACAGGCAGCGAGCTCTCCTGGCTCCACtgcaaaaaacaacaaaacattaaCTCAGTTTTCAACCCACATCTATCTTCCTCCTACACCCCAATACCATGCATGTCTCCTATCTGCAAGACTCGAACTCGAGACTTTTTGATACCCGTTTCGTGCGACTCAAATAACCTCTGCCACGTCACCGTCTCCTACGCCGACTTCACCTCCTTGGAGGGCAACCTCGCCTCAGACACGTTCGCCATATCCGGGTCGGGTCAACCGGGAATTATATTCGGGAGCATGGATTCCGGGTTCAGCTCCAACGCAAACGAAGACTCCAAAACAACCGGGTTAATGGGCATGAACCGAGGGTCGCTCTCGTTTGTGACCCAAATGGGGTTTCCGAAATTCTCGTACTGCATCTCCGGCAAAGATGCTTCCGGCGTGTTACTCTTCGGCGACGCCACGTTCAAGTGGCTTGGACCGTTAAAGTACACTCCTTTGGTGAAAATGAATACCCCATTACCCTACTTCGACCGGGTCGCGTACACGGTTCGGTTAATGGGCATTCGGGTCGGGTCAAAACCGCTACAGGTTCCAAAGGAAATCTTCGCGCCAGATCATACCGGGGCGGGTCAGACAATGGTTGATTCGGGTACTCGATTCACTTTTCTTCTCGGTTCGGTTTACACTGCTTTGAGGAACGAGTTTGTGGCGCAGACGAGAGGGGTGTTGACCCTTTTGGAGGATCCGAATTTCGTGTTTGAAGGGGCGATGGATCTGTGCTTTAGGGTTAGAAGAGGGGGTGTTGTGCCGGCGGTGCCGGCGGTGACGATGGTGTTTGAAGGGGCGGAGATGAGTGTTTCCGGTGAGAGGTTACTGTATCGGGTGGGGGGTGATGGTGACGTGGCGAAAGGGAATGGTGACGTGTACTgtttgacgtttgggaattcggACTTGTTAGGGATTGAGGCTTACGTGATTGGACACCATCATCAGCAAAACGTGTGGATGGAGTTTGACTTGGTCAACTCCAGGGTTGGATTTGCTGACACCAGGTGTGAACTTGCCAGTCGAAGACTTGGTTTGGATTCATAA
- the LOC114382320 gene encoding probable E3 ubiquitin-protein ligase RHC2A, with protein sequence MMMSSGTSSYWCYRCSRFVRVWPHHTVVCPDCDGGFIEEIEHPPRSVHLDPRRHRHRFPAAAMYMIGQRPSSDPRPASSLRRTRRNGGDRSPFNPVIVLRGGAEDESRGFELFYDDGTGSGLRPLPPSMSEFLLGSGFDRLLEQLSQIEINGIGRYEHPPASKAAIDSLPTIEIDDTHLAMESHCAVCKEAFETSTAVREMPCKHIYHPECILPWLALHNSCPVCRHELPADTPNPNPNPNSNSNSNSNQNPSQNVGLNEEENVGLTIWRLPGGGFAVGRFSGGRSGADRELPVVYTEMDGGFNNGGGEPRRISWSRGNRGRESGGLNRFFRNLFGCFRGGSSNTSSSGGASATQRSASSRESMRASSSRSSTMDLSPRSRRTWSMDVNSGMRAW encoded by the coding sequence ATGATGATGTCTTCCGGGACATCCTCGTACTGGTGCTACCGCTGCAGCCGCTTCGTCCGTGTCTGGCCCCACCACACCGTCGTCTGTCCCGACTGCGACGGCGGCTTCATCGAAGAAATCGAACACCCGCCCCGCTCCGTCCACCTCGACCCCCGACGCCACCGCCATCGCTTCCCCGCTGCCGCCATGTACATGATCGGACAACGACCCTCCTCCGACCCCCGCCCCGCCTCATCCCTCCGCCGCACCCGCCGCAACGGCGGCGACCGCTCCCCCTTCAACCCCGTCATCGTCCTCCGCGGCGGCGCGGAGGACGAAAGTCGCGGCTTTGAACTCTTCTACGACGACGGCACCGGTTCCGGCCTCCGACCCCTGCCACCAAGCATGTCAGAGTTTCTTCTCGGATCTGGCTTCGATAGGCTTTTGGAACAACTCTCTCAGATTGAGATCAACGGTATTGGAAGGTACGAGCACCCTCCTGCTTCAAAAGCAGCCATTGATTCATTACCAACCATCGAAATCGATGACACCCATTTAGCCATGGAATCACACTGCGCGGTCTGCAAGGAAGCTTTTGAAACAAGCACTGCAGTTAGAGAAATGCCATGTAAGCACATATACCACCCTGAATGCATTTTACCATGGCTCGCACTTCACAACTCTTGCCCCGTTTGTCGCCACGAGTTACCCGCAGATAccccaaatccaaatccaaatccaaattcGAATTCGAATTCGAATTCGAACCAAAATCCGTCACAAAATGTTGGCTTGAACGAGGAAGAGAATGTTGGGTTGACGATTTGGAGGCTGCCCGGTGGAGGGTTTGCTGTTGGGAGATTCTCCGGTGGAAGAAGTGGTGCTGATAGAGAGCTTCCTGTGGTTTACACTGAAATGGATGGTGGGTTTAACAATGGGGGGGGTGAGCCGAGGAGGATTTCTTGGTCTAGAGGGAATAGAGGGAGGGAGAGTGGAGGGTTGAACAGGTTTTTCCGCAATTTGTTTGGTTGCTTCAGAGGAGGAAGTAGTAATACTAGTAGTAGTGGTGGTGCTAGTGCTACTCAGCGTTCTGCTTCTAGTAGAGAGTCTATGAGGGCGAGTTCCTCTCGTTCTAGTACTATGGATCTTTCGCCGCGGTCCCGCAGGACTTGGTCTATGGATGTAAACAGTGGGATGAGAGCATGGTAG